Proteins found in one Limanda limanda chromosome 18, fLimLim1.1, whole genome shotgun sequence genomic segment:
- the LOC133024332 gene encoding E3 ubiquitin-protein ligase rnf146-like isoform X2, with the protein MDRPVNVQAPTKLIEEVGDTCAPDSSNTTTTNPECSICLQSCVHPVRLPCCHVFCFLCVKGASWHSKRCALCRQEVPEDFLERPVLLSPEELKEAASGVSRSGGTGGGSRGDSAWYYEGRNGWWQYDERTTRELEEAFSRGKKSTEMLIAGFLYVADLENMVQYRRNEHGRRRKIKRDAVDIPKKGVAGLRLDPDPPATPASPIVPPAAIERVSSADGSDTAGQSQPPSFGILSLPPVRPPTLLGRHLTSPFSPSLSAIEDSLSQLLISEPEGEEVEGDDELQTYEYASGNSESDEETESERGRAASVPRRRLRQRPLREDQPARMPPRGGPSNSAPSLRSRSPDGQCTVTEV; encoded by the coding sequence ATGGACCGCCCAGTGAACGTCCAGGCTCCTACCAAGCTCATAGAGGAAGTGGGAGACACTTGTGCCCCTGACTCctccaacaccaccaccaccaacccGGAGTGCTCCAtctgcctgcagagctgcgtCCACCCTGTGCGCCTCCCCTGCTGCCACGtcttctgcttcctgtgtgtgaaAGGTGCGTCCTGGCACAGCAAGCGTTGTGCTCTCTGCCGACAGGAAGTGCCCGAGGACTTCCTGGAGCGGCCAGTTCTCCTCTCGCCTGAAGAACTGAAAGAGGCAGCTTCAGGGGTGAGCCGAAGTGGCGGCACAGGGGGCGGTTCCCGTGGAGACTCTGCATGGTACTATGAAGGGCGCAACGGCTGGTGGCAGTACGATGAGAGGACCACCCGCGAGCTGGAGGAGGCCTTTTCCAGGGGCAAGAAGAGCACAGAGATGCTGATTGCAGGGTTTCTGTATGTGGCCGACCTGGAGAACATGGTGCAGTATCGCCGCAATGAGCACGGTCGCAGGCGCAAGATAAAGCGGGACGCTGTAGATATCCCCAAGAAGGGTGTGGCAGGACTGAGGTTAGACCCTGATCCTCCAGCCACCCCTGCTTCACCCATTGTCCCGCCAGCTGCAATAGAACGCGTCAGCTCGGCCGATGGATCAGACACTGCAGGACAATCACAGCCTCCATCCTTTGGCATTTTGTCTCTCCCCCCTGTTAGACCTCCGACCCTCCTGGGGCGCCACCTCACAagtcctttctctccctcactctcagCCATTGAAGACTCTCTCTCCCAGCTCCTAATAAGCGAGCCAGAGGGGGAAGAGGTGGAAGGAGACGATGAGCTCCAGACGTACGAGTATGCATCTGGCAACAGCGAGAGTGACGAAGAAacggagagcgagagagggagagcagcttcGGTTCCACGGCGAAGACTTAGACAAAGGCCGCTAAGAGAGGACCAGCCAGCCAGAATGCCTCCCCGGGGCGGACCCTCCAACTCCGCTCCCAGCCTCCGCTCACGTAGTCCCGATGGACAGTGCACTGTGACAGAGGTGTGA
- the LOC133024332 gene encoding E3 ubiquitin-protein ligase rnf146-like isoform X1, which translates to MTGCGEMDRPVNVQAPTKLIEEVGDTCAPDSSNTTTTNPECSICLQSCVHPVRLPCCHVFCFLCVKGASWHSKRCALCRQEVPEDFLERPVLLSPEELKEAASGVSRSGGTGGGSRGDSAWYYEGRNGWWQYDERTTRELEEAFSRGKKSTEMLIAGFLYVADLENMVQYRRNEHGRRRKIKRDAVDIPKKGVAGLRLDPDPPATPASPIVPPAAIERVSSADGSDTAGQSQPPSFGILSLPPVRPPTLLGRHLTSPFSPSLSAIEDSLSQLLISEPEGEEVEGDDELQTYEYASGNSESDEETESERGRAASVPRRRLRQRPLREDQPARMPPRGGPSNSAPSLRSRSPDGQCTVTEV; encoded by the coding sequence ATGACAGGCTGTGGAGAGATGGACCGCCCAGTGAACGTCCAGGCTCCTACCAAGCTCATAGAGGAAGTGGGAGACACTTGTGCCCCTGACTCctccaacaccaccaccaccaacccGGAGTGCTCCAtctgcctgcagagctgcgtCCACCCTGTGCGCCTCCCCTGCTGCCACGtcttctgcttcctgtgtgtgaaAGGTGCGTCCTGGCACAGCAAGCGTTGTGCTCTCTGCCGACAGGAAGTGCCCGAGGACTTCCTGGAGCGGCCAGTTCTCCTCTCGCCTGAAGAACTGAAAGAGGCAGCTTCAGGGGTGAGCCGAAGTGGCGGCACAGGGGGCGGTTCCCGTGGAGACTCTGCATGGTACTATGAAGGGCGCAACGGCTGGTGGCAGTACGATGAGAGGACCACCCGCGAGCTGGAGGAGGCCTTTTCCAGGGGCAAGAAGAGCACAGAGATGCTGATTGCAGGGTTTCTGTATGTGGCCGACCTGGAGAACATGGTGCAGTATCGCCGCAATGAGCACGGTCGCAGGCGCAAGATAAAGCGGGACGCTGTAGATATCCCCAAGAAGGGTGTGGCAGGACTGAGGTTAGACCCTGATCCTCCAGCCACCCCTGCTTCACCCATTGTCCCGCCAGCTGCAATAGAACGCGTCAGCTCGGCCGATGGATCAGACACTGCAGGACAATCACAGCCTCCATCCTTTGGCATTTTGTCTCTCCCCCCTGTTAGACCTCCGACCCTCCTGGGGCGCCACCTCACAagtcctttctctccctcactctcagCCATTGAAGACTCTCTCTCCCAGCTCCTAATAAGCGAGCCAGAGGGGGAAGAGGTGGAAGGAGACGATGAGCTCCAGACGTACGAGTATGCATCTGGCAACAGCGAGAGTGACGAAGAAacggagagcgagagagggagagcagcttcGGTTCCACGGCGAAGACTTAGACAAAGGCCGCTAAGAGAGGACCAGCCAGCCAGAATGCCTCCCCGGGGCGGACCCTCCAACTCCGCTCCCAGCCTCCGCTCACGTAGTCCCGATGGACAGTGCACTGTGACAGAGGTGTGA
- the LOC133024895 gene encoding R-spondin-3-like, whose product MRIQLFFLWILHFMDLARGADNTNILRYRRSSSVARLCPAGCASCSALNGCLSCKPRLFFHLELDGMRQRGTCLSSCPRGHYDKRSPQFNTCTRCREDCAFCFSETFCTRCHPDHFLFRGKCGNSCPNGLTANTALRECTECPAGCEVCVKINECVRCQADLYFLHGQCHHNCPSGSEPDVQLMQCTPQVQFGVGEWTKWGPCIQKKSLRANRRGEETRTRQLPRSTCVGDRCPHVSEIRKCVIKKRPSGLS is encoded by the exons ATGCGGATACAGTTATTTTTCCTGTGGATTCTGCACTTCATGGATCTTGCAAGAGGCGCAGACAACACAAATATTCTGCGATACAGAC GTAGCTCTTCAGTGGCCAGACTGTGTCCGGCAGGTTGTGCATCGTGCTCGGCCCTGAATGGCTGCCTGTCCTGTAAACCTCGCCTCTTCTTCCACCTGGAGCTGGACGGGATGAGGCAGAGGggcacctgtctgtcctcctgccCCAGGGGTCACTACGACAAGCGCTCGCCACAATTTAACACATGCACCA GGTGCCGAGAGGACTGCGCTTTCTGTTTCAGTGAAACCTTCTGCACTCGCTGTCATCCGGACCACTTCCTTTTCCGaggaaaatgtggaaatagcTGTCCGAATGGGCTGACTGCAAACACAGCCCTGCGAGAGTGCACAG AGTGCCCTGCGGgctgtgaggtgtgtgtgaagATAAACGAGTGTGTGAGGTGTCAAGCTGATTTATACTTTCTCCACGGGCAGTGCCACCATAACTGCCCCAGTGGATCAGAGCCCGATGTGCAGCTCATGCAGTGCACCCCTCAAG TACAATTTGGGGTTGGGGAATGGACAAAGTGGGGTCCGTGTATTCAGAAAAAGAGCCTGCGGGCCAAtaggaggggagaggaaacaCGCACCCGACAACTACCGCGGTCCACATGTGTCGGGGACCGATGTCCACATGTGTCTGAGATCAGGAAGTGTGTCATCAAAAAGAGACCAAGTGGACTGTCATGA